TCTCTACCGCCGCCGCACGGACATCGTCGGCTTTGTAAACGGTCTGCCGCTCCTTTTCGTGGAATTAAAGAAAAACACCGTAGACGTGCAGAACGCCTACGATGACAACTATACCGATTATCAGGATACGATACCGCATCTGTTCTATTACAACGCATTTCTCATGCTCTCCAACGGCACCGAGGCCAAGGTTGGCACGCTGGGCAGCAAATATGAATTTTTCCATGAATGGAAGCGCCTTGATGAAAAAGAACAAGGCAGCGTGGCATTGGAGACCATGCTGCGCGGCATCTGCAAAAAAGAGAATTTCCTCGATCTACTGGAGAACTTCATTCTTTACGACCACTCCGGCGGCAACACGGTGAAAATTCTTGCCCGTAACCACCAGTATCTCGGTGTCAACGAAGCGGTCAAGGCATATGAGGCGAGAAAGCTCAACGACGGCAAGCTGGGCGTGTTCTGGCATACCCAAGGCTCCGGTAAGAGCTATTCCATGGTATTCCTCGCGCAGAAGGTCCGCCGCAAGTTTGCCGGGTCTCCCACCATCGTAGTGCTGACCGACCGCGATGAACTGAACAAGCAGATTAGCGATACCTTTGAAAACTGCGGTCTGCTCGGCAAAACGAAGGCTTCACAGTTTATCGCCACAAGCGGCGGCGACCTTGTTACAAAGCTGAAAGGCAATCCGAGCTTCATATTCACGCTGATACAGAAATTCAACAGACCGGACGAGCAGCCGATTTACCCGGACCACGATATCATCATCATGTCCGATGAAGCGCACCGCAGTCAGTACGGCATCTTTGCCGACAATATGATGAAGCTGCTCCCGACGGCGGCTCGTATCGGCTTTACCGGAACGCCGCTTCTGTCCAGCGACAATATCACAGCCCGTACTTTTGGCGGCTACATTTCCGTGTATGATTTCAAACGCGCCGTGGAGGACGGTGCTACCGTTCCGCTCTATTATGAGAATCGCGGCGAAAAGATACTCGATCTTCACAATCCTGAGATCACCGACCGTATCCTTGACGCTATCGAGAATGCCGATATCGACGTCGACCAACAGGACAAGCTGGAAGCGGAATTTGCAAAAGAAATCCATCTGATGACGGCAGAGCCGCGTCTGAGATCCATCGCAAAGGATTTTGTCGGTCACTATTCCGATCTGTGGACCAGTGGCAAGACAATGTTCGTTTGCCTGAACAAGGTTACCTGCGTCCGTATGTACAACTTCGTTCAGGAATACTGGAAGGAAGAAATCAAAGCCCTGAAAGCGAAGATCAAAATGGCCACACAGCAGGAGGCGCAGGAACTGGAGCGCAAGCTGAAGTGGATGCAAGAAACTGAGATGGCAGTTGTCATCAGTCAGGAGCAGAACGAGATTCAGACCTTCAAAAAATGGGATCTGGATATCAAATATCACCGGGCGAAGATGGAAAAGCGCGAACTGGACAAGGAATTCAAAGATTCGTCCAACCCTCTCCGCGTTGTGTTCGTCTGCGCCATGTGGCTCACCGGCTTTGATGTGAAGTGCCTGTCCTGCCTCTATCTGGACAAGCCTTTGAAAGCGCACACGCTGATGCAGACCATCGCCCGTGCCAACCGTGTAAACGAGGGAAAGAGCAACGGCCTGATCATTGATTATATCGGTATCGTGAAAGCGCTCCGCAAGGCGCTGGCAGATTACACAGCAAACATCAACACACCCGGCGGCGATCCGACTGTTGATAAAGATGAGCTGATTGCCCGTGTTCTCGATACCATCGAAAAAGCAAAGGCTTTCCTACGAGAGCGCGACTTTGAGCTTGCTGATCTGATAGCCGCAGTCGATTTTATGAAACTGTCGCTTCTTCAGACCGCCGCCAATGCCGTGTGCGGCACCATCGAGGATAAAAAGTCATTCTCCACATACGCCACGGAACTGATCCGCCTGATGAAATACACGGACCGTGACGATATTACCGGGCAGACCCGGAAAGAGTATGAAGCCATCGCTGCAATTTATGCGGAATTGCAGAAAAAGCGCCGTCACGTTGATACGACCGATCTGATGGTGGAAATCAATTCCATTATCAGCGAGTATGTTGAAATAGACGATGTGCCGCTTATGGTCAAAGAAGAGCCACGCCGGTTTGATATCAGCGCTATCGACTTTGATTTGCTGCGCCGGGAATTTGCAAAGGTCAAGAAAAAGAACCTTGTAATGAAAGATTTGGAGGAGCTGATTCAGCAGAAGCTGGACCGCCTGCTTTTCAACAATCCCGACCGTATCAATTATTATGAACGGTATC
This is a stretch of genomic DNA from Clostridia bacterium. It encodes these proteins:
- a CDS encoding type I restriction endonuclease subunit R, translated to MSYDYSENILVQESAGNLLRDELGWDVKFAYNTEVLGENGTFGRKSYKEILLVRYFRAALKKLNPWITADQMLEAPAVLEKRLSTSSLLQINEEKYFLIRDGIPVTVKRPDGKTETKKAAVIDFLHPENNYFLAVKELKIHGDLYRRRTDIVGFVNGLPLLFVELKKNTVDVQNAYDDNYTDYQDTIPHLFYYNAFLMLSNGTEAKVGTLGSKYEFFHEWKRLDEKEQGSVALETMLRGICKKENFLDLLENFILYDHSGGNTVKILARNHQYLGVNEAVKAYEARKLNDGKLGVFWHTQGSGKSYSMVFLAQKVRRKFAGSPTIVVLTDRDELNKQISDTFENCGLLGKTKASQFIATSGGDLVTKLKGNPSFIFTLIQKFNRPDEQPIYPDHDIIIMSDEAHRSQYGIFADNMMKLLPTAARIGFTGTPLLSSDNITARTFGGYISVYDFKRAVEDGATVPLYYENRGEKILDLHNPEITDRILDAIENADIDVDQQDKLEAEFAKEIHLMTAEPRLRSIAKDFVGHYSDLWTSGKTMFVCLNKVTCVRMYNFVQEYWKEEIKALKAKIKMATQQEAQELERKLKWMQETEMAVVISQEQNEIQTFKKWDLDIKYHRAKMEKRELDKEFKDSSNPLRVVFVCAMWLTGFDVKCLSCLYLDKPLKAHTLMQTIARANRVNEGKSNGLIIDYIGIVKALRKALADYTANINTPGGDPTVDKDELIARVLDTIEKAKAFLRERDFELADLIAAVDFMKLSLLQTAANAVCGTIEDKKSFSTYATELIRLMKYTDRDDITGQTRKEYEAIAAIYAELQKKRRHVDTTDLMVEINSIISEYVEIDDVPLMVKEEPRRFDISAIDFDLLRREFAKVKKKNLVMKDLEELIQQKLDRLLFNNPDRINYYERYQQIITDYNSEQDRATIEKTFMDLMDLANSLDKEEQRYVREGFENDEELSLYDMLFRDDLSKTDIKKIKEVAASLLKKIKAKIAELDHWTDKQETKAAVDNLIRDTLWAELPECYDEISISEYRQRIYEYVYTRYRVAA